In Dermacentor albipictus isolate Rhodes 1998 colony unplaced genomic scaffold, USDA_Dalb.pri_finalv2 scaffold_15, whole genome shotgun sequence, the following proteins share a genomic window:
- the LOC139051880 gene encoding putative nuclease HARBI1: MRPESSLLRAGLSKTYSVFSNMAALRLARLEMLAEHLLRRERVFRDRTNPLDAFSEEELQRRVRFGRDGIVFLAEFLRSEIEHPTCRSGALSAELQVMLALKFFASGCFLITAGDVICAHESTATRTVRRVASSGKRPPSFFSSWPSPRQMRGVQGCSYAVAGFPRVVGAIDGTHVWIQAPGEHEEAYVNRHFYHSINVELTK, encoded by the exons ATGAGACCGGAATCTAGCCTGCTCCGAGCTGGCTTATCCAAAACTTATTCAGTATTTTCCAACATGGCTGCCCTGCGGTTGGCCCGCCTCGAGATGCTCGCCGAGCACTTGCTGCGCCGCGAACGCGTGTTTCGCGACAGGACAAATCCGCTGGACGCCTTCAGCGAGGAGGAGCTGCAGCGGCGCGTACGCTTCGGGCGGGACGGCATAGTATTTCTTGCAGAGTTCCTGCGCTCCGAGATCGAGCACCCGACGTGTCGGAGTGGTGCTTTGAGTGCCGAGCTGCAGGTGATGCTGGCACTGAAATTTTTTGCCTCCGGATGCTTCTTGATTACTGCCGGAGATGTGATCTGTGCCCACGAATCGACCGCAACCCGCACGGTACGCCGGGTTGCCTCATCAGGTAA GCGACCACCCTCGTTTTTTTCCAGTTGGCCGTCGCCTAGACAGATGCGGGGAGTCCAAGGCTGCTCCTACGCTGTCGCTGGCTTTCCGCGCGTCGTGGGTGCAATTGACGGCACGCATGTGTGGATACAGGCTCCTGGAGAGCATGAAGAAGCCTACGTCAACCGCCACTTTTATCACTCCATAAACGTTGAACTTACTAAATAA